GCAGGTGGTCGAGCACCAGGATCTGCAGCGCCTGCTCGTGGCGGGCGAGCTGCCGAGTCTGCACCAGCAGGAGGTAGTCGGGCAGCGCGGCGACGGTGGACCAGAGGGCGGGAGAAGGCGACTCACTCATACTCATAAGTATAACATGGGATTGAAAATAGCAGATTCCTCCGAGTCCTCGACTGCGATGAAACGCAGCCCGGAAGGCCGCTCAGCGGGGCGCTGTCGTGCCCGCGGAGGCCAAGTCGTCTTCGGACCGTCGGAGGGGCCGCCGCGCGCCGTAGCGAGCCACTATGAGCCCCGAAAATCGCGTCAAGGGGTGCGCGCAGTTTTTTGCAACCTTTTTGCGATTCTCTCCATGTCCCGCGCTCTGTCGGGACGGCGGGGCTGCCTCGTACCGGAATGTGGGTCCGCTCCCGGTCAGTGGCGCGCGCGGACAAAGAGACGGTAAACGAATACTATCGAATGCGCTGTGAAGACGGTCACGGTTCGCCTCGACGACGACACCTATCGATTGATCCGGCAGGCCGCCGGCGGCGAGTTGCGCAGCATCTCCAACTTCATCGAGTACGCCACCCTGTCCTATCTCACGGACGCGGCTTCGGTGTCCGATCAGGAGATGGCCGAGATACTGTCGGACCCTGAACTGGTGTCGACTCTGCAGCACGCACGGTCCGAAGTGAGTGGCAAGAAGTACCGGATCGTCGAGTAACTACAACGTCGCGGAGACCGAGTCGCTGCGCAAGAGCAAGGCCCTTGCCCGTCTCTACCGGCGCGTTCGCGACGTTGTGTATCCGCTGCTTCGCCGCGAGCCGCACTTCGGGCCCAACATCAAGCGGCTGCGAGGCGAGTTCAGCGATTTCTATCCGTTTCGACTGGGCGAGTACCGGTTGTTCTCCACGATCGACGAACAGGACACGGTGGTGGTCGTAGCCGACCTCCGCAGCCGGCAAGCGTCGTACCGGAGACGATAGCAGCCGGACGGCGGCGCCGTTGCGGCCAAGCTTCCTCGGGCAAGCGCCTTGCAGCCGCCGCAGAGCACCCGCGCAACGCCCCGCGTGTCGATGGCCGTGCTACCCGGAAGCCGGCATCGACTCGATCAGCAGGTCGATCTTGTCGCCGTAATCGAGCAGCGCCGGAAGCGCGCTCAGGTCGGCCCAGAAGAAGTCGAACGGGATCAGGACCGAACCGTCCTCCGACAACTCCCCATGCCGCCAGACTTGTTTCGGCCGTCCCTCCAGCGTCAGGTGGAAGAACCAGCGATACTGGAGTTCATCGCGCCCGTGGTCGCGCATGTCGCGGGTGTCCTGTGCAAGGAGCCTCCCGTACTTGAGTCCTGCCAGACCCGTTTCCTCACGCGCTTCCCGCATCACGGCGTGCTTCGGGCTCTCTCCCGGTTCGATCGTCCCGGCGGGAACCTGAACGCCGGCGTCCGGAGATTCCGGGTGGGTAAAGAGGAGCAGCCGGCGGCCGTTGGTGATGTAGGCGTATGCCCGGTGACGGATGTTCATCGATCAGATCGCCCGGCCGCCCGCCGGTCTCGGCACACCTCACGTGGCAACCGGCTGGCCGCCCGCCTATCCTATGCGGCATGGGCTCTCCACCGCCAATCGTTTTCATCACCACCGATACGCAGGGGCGCGACATGGTGTCGGCGTACGGACCGGCGCACTGGCATCGGCCGGGGGCGGCCGGCGGCTCCGAGGTCCAGCTTCCGGCCACGCCCAACATCGACCGGCTGGCGGCGCGCGGCGCCCTGTTCGACACCTGCGTCGCCGCCTCGCCGCTG
This genomic interval from Spirochaetaceae bacterium contains the following:
- a CDS encoding CopG family transcriptional regulator, with protein sequence MKTVTVRLDDDTYRLIRQAAGGELRSISNFIEYATLSYLTDAASVSDQEMAEILSDPELVSTLQHARSEVSGKKYRIVE
- a CDS encoding type II toxin-antitoxin system RelE/ParE family toxin; this encodes MARSTGSSSNYNVAETESLRKSKALARLYRRVRDVVYPLLRREPHFGPNIKRLRGEFSDFYPFRLGEYRLFSTIDEQDTVVVVADLRSRQASYRRR
- a CDS encoding NUDIX domain-containing protein, whose amino-acid sequence is MNIRHRAYAYITNGRRLLLFTHPESPDAGVQVPAGTIEPGESPKHAVMREAREETGLAGLKYGRLLAQDTRDMRDHGRDELQYRWFFHLTLEGRPKQVWRHGELSEDGSVLIPFDFFWADLSALPALLDYGDKIDLLIESMPASG